One part of the Neoarius graeffei isolate fNeoGra1 chromosome 2, fNeoGra1.pri, whole genome shotgun sequence genome encodes these proteins:
- the LOC132869957 gene encoding protein TsetseEP-like gives MPEVEPASEPALESTPEAVPEPVSESTPEPVPESELEPEPSPESSSSTEFVPESSPEPKSSTELESSPDSSTEPKPSPEPSTEPKPSPEPSTEPELSPESSTEPEPSPEPSTEPEPSPEPSTELEPSPASSPEPEPSPELSPELEPKSSPESPSELESSPESMSCLVIKPTPSQESKLCPEPEPELPPGPCMMDFRSQKELFGRGFCQSCTLWCVHQKVCLGLRARRVSSSTLFN, from the coding sequence ATGCCAGAGGTGGAGCCAGCATCTGAGCCTGCGTTAGAGTCTACTCCAGAGGCAGTGCCGGAGCCAGTGTCAGAGtccactccagagccagtgccggaGTCAGAGCTCGAGCCTGAGCCTAGTCCAGAGTCATCGTCATCTACAGAGTTTGTacccgagtccagtccagagcccaagtcGTCTACAGAGCTCGAGTCCAGTCCAGATTCGTCTACAGAGCCCAAGCCCAGTCCAGAGCCGTCTACAGAGCCCAAGCCCAGTCCAGAGCCATCTACAGAGCCCGAGCTCAGTCCAGAGTCCTCTACAGAGCCCGAGCCCAGTCCCGAGCCCTCTACAGAGCCCGAGCCCAGTCCCGAGCCCTctacagagctcgagcccagtccAGCGTCGTCTCCAGagcccgagcccagtccagagctgtctccagagctcgagcccaaatCCAGTCCAGAGTCGCCTTCAGAgctcgagtccagtccagagtccatgtCATGTCTCGTGATCAAGCCTACTCCTAGCCAAGAATCCAAGTtgtgtccagagcctgagcccgaaCTCCCACCAGGGCCCTGTATGATGGATTTTCGCTCCCAGAaagagctctttgggagggggttctgtcagtcctgcacactgtggTGCGTGCACCAAAAGGTGTGCCTTGGGCTGCGCGCGCGCCGAGTGAGCTCCAGCACTTTGTTCAATTAA